AAGGGCGGCCATTTCGGGAAAAAGACGGTGACGGACATACTATTGCTTGACAACAGCAGCAAGGTGACAGAGATAACAAACCCGCGCGTCGTCGACATCAAGGAGAGCCACGGCTCGGGCTGCAACTTTTCCGCTGCAGCCACCGCATACCTTGCGCGTGGCTTGGCGCTTGAAGAAGCGTGCAGGCTGGCAAACGAGTACGTGCACGACGCCATCAAAAACGCGGTCACGGTGGGAAAGGGCCTGCCGGTCACAAACCCGCTTTCTGCAATCTACAAAGACGCGATGCGGCATAGGGTGCTTGCAGAGCTGCAGGCGGCAGTCGACAGGCTTGTTTCGCTTGAGGGTTTTTACCGCCTGGTACCAGAAACGCAGACGAATTTCGCGTACGCGCTTCCCGACGCTTCCAGCCATTCCGAGGTCGCGGCAGTCCGCGGGAGGATAGCGAGGGCAGGCAACGCCGCTGTGCAGGTGTCAAGGGTAGAGTTTGGCGCCTCCAGGCACATGGCGTCTGCCGTCCTGGCGTACATGAGCATCAGGCCGTCGACAAGGGCAGTGGCCAACATCAGGCTTGACCCGGCGATCCTTGCCGCATTCAGGTCGCTGTTCGAGGTGTCAAGCTACGACAGGAGCAAGGAGCCGCAAGACGTCAAGAGAAAAGAAGGCTCCACCATATCGTGGGGCACAAAAGCCGCGCTTTCCAAAAACCCTGAGGCGGAGGTGATATACCACGAAGGCGATGTCGGCAAGGAGCCCATGATAACCGTCTTTGGCAGGAACCCCGCAGAAGTGGTATACAAGATCGAGCAGGTATTGAAGATTTGCTGAGGGTTCTTCTATAGGAAATGCGGTCTTACCTTATATAGTAGGAAATGCGACAGAAACGCCGGCGATGAAAGCAGTCATACTCGCAGGCGGCCTCGGGACGAGGCTCCAGCCGTATACCTTCTTTATACCCAAGCCGATGCTCCCGCTCGGCAACAAGCCGCTCCTCGAATACACGATAGAGTGGCTGAGAAACGCCGGCGGCATCAAAGAGATCGTGATTTGCGTCAGCTACCTCCACAGGACAATCGAGGACTATTTCGAGGACGGGAGCAGGTTCAACGTCAAGATAGACTACGCCCGCGCAGAGCGACCGCTTGCGACCGCGGGGCAGTTAAAGACCGCGGAAAAGATGCTTGCCGACGACACCTTTGTCTGCGTCTATGGCGACTCGGTCTACGAGTTTAACCTGCGCAAGATGCTGAAGATGCACAGCGAGAGCAAGGCGTTCGTTTCGATGGCGCTGATGCACTACTCTACGA
The sequence above is drawn from the Nitrososphaera viennensis EN76 genome and encodes:
- the thiD gene encoding bifunctional hydroxymethylpyrimidine kinase/phosphomethylpyrimidine kinase, which encodes MKVALSIAGSDSGAGAGIQADLKTFSALGVYGCTAITALTAQNTKKVAEIHEVPAGIVEAQVTSIMTDLPPAAIKVGMVYSREIIGAITKSLKHARAPIVLDPILAAGTGAKLLRDDALDLFVSRLIPLATLVTPNRMEAEKLSGVRIRSEGDGVEAAKKLRALGAKNVIVKGGHFGKKTVTDILLLDNSSKVTEITNPRVVDIKESHGSGCNFSAAATAYLARGLALEEACRLANEYVHDAIKNAVTVGKGLPVTNPLSAIYKDAMRHRVLAELQAAVDRLVSLEGFYRLVPETQTNFAYALPDASSHSEVAAVRGRIARAGNAAVQVSRVEFGASRHMASAVLAYMSIRPSTRAVANIRLDPAILAAFRSLFEVSSYDRSKEPQDVKRKEGSTISWGTKAALSKNPEAEVIYHEGDVGKEPMITVFGRNPAEVVYKIEQVLKIC
- a CDS encoding nucleotidyltransferase family protein; this translates as MKAVILAGGLGTRLQPYTFFIPKPMLPLGNKPLLEYTIEWLRNAGGIKEIVICVSYLHRTIEDYFEDGSRFNVKIDYARAERPLATAGQLKTAEKMLADDTFVCVYGDSVYEFNLRKMLKMHSESKAFVSMALMHYSTKLKYGFIDVDGSDITGWREKPEISGLINIGCYVMEPGFLKAIPKAGAFGMDDAVRNALAQKKKVKAFEVDGTGFIDIGDKKSYLDAYKQFASRLGKI